A window from Nitrospira sp. ND1 encodes these proteins:
- a CDS encoding DUF3015 domain-containing protein, which translates to MLRQLIVALGVVAVASQAGLAMAANPDTGPGCGLGKLAWADYKNQKNIAPQVMMATTNGTFGSGTFGISSGTSGCTNDGQVMADQKTTMFALLNFENLTQEMAQGKGEHLASLASLMGIPDEQHPAFFALTQERYTALVQDGETSSVALVKTLNDAVSKSPVLAQAVSR; encoded by the coding sequence ATGCTGAGACAATTGATCGTTGCGTTGGGTGTGGTGGCGGTGGCGTCCCAGGCCGGGTTGGCCATGGCAGCGAATCCTGATACCGGACCAGGTTGCGGTCTCGGGAAGCTGGCGTGGGCAGACTATAAGAATCAGAAGAACATTGCGCCGCAGGTCATGATGGCCACGACCAACGGCACATTCGGCAGCGGCACCTTCGGGATCAGCTCCGGGACGTCCGGGTGCACGAACGATGGGCAGGTCATGGCGGATCAGAAGACCACCATGTTTGCACTCTTGAACTTTGAGAATTTGACGCAGGAGATGGCGCAGGGCAAGGGTGAGCATTTGGCCTCCCTGGCGTCGCTCATGGGGATTCCGGATGAACAGCATCCGGCGTTTTTCGCGTTAACCCAGGAACGCTACACGGCGCTCGTGCAGGACGGTGAAACCTCGTCGGTGGCGTTGGTGAAGACGCTGAATGACGCGGTGTCGAAGAGCCCTGTCCTCGCTCAAGCCGTCAGCCGCTAA
- a CDS encoding HDOD domain-containing protein: MNPSRKIDLHRRIEQVGELPTLPHVVQKLASMIGRPNVSAEEIGTLIEKDQVLSAKVLRLANSPFYGFPSRIASVAHAVVVLGLNVVKGLTLCATAFDMMRNAGMNELWRHSLGVAMTAHILGTKAAMKNPEEVFVAGLLHDIGKVVLYVKWPDVGQRITAVTRNTSQPLMDVEQELFEVTHADVGGWLASAWHLPTSLREPILHHHTPAAAQDAKLQTAIVHVADVLVKGLACGNPGDNLVPPLSRQAWDLVGLDAQSLAHCLTQATEEFQTIDDYL; encoded by the coding sequence ATGAATCCTTCAAGGAAAATTGATCTCCACCGACGAATCGAGCAAGTCGGTGAGTTACCGACCCTCCCGCATGTCGTCCAGAAACTGGCCTCCATGATCGGCCGCCCCAACGTATCGGCGGAAGAGATCGGAACTCTAATCGAAAAAGACCAAGTGCTGTCCGCCAAAGTTTTGCGGCTTGCCAATTCGCCATTTTATGGATTTCCTTCGCGTATTGCGTCGGTCGCCCACGCCGTAGTGGTCCTGGGCTTGAACGTGGTGAAGGGCCTCACGCTTTGCGCGACTGCCTTCGACATGATGCGGAACGCCGGCATGAACGAACTCTGGCGACACTCACTGGGAGTCGCGATGACCGCACACATTCTGGGCACCAAGGCGGCCATGAAAAATCCCGAGGAAGTGTTTGTCGCCGGGCTCTTGCACGACATCGGCAAAGTCGTGCTGTACGTCAAATGGCCCGATGTCGGCCAACGGATCACCGCCGTGACCCGCAACACGTCCCAGCCCCTGATGGACGTGGAGCAGGAATTGTTCGAGGTGACCCATGCCGATGTCGGAGGCTGGCTCGCGAGCGCCTGGCACCTTCCGACCAGCCTTCGCGAGCCCATTCTCCACCACCACACTCCTGCGGCTGCTCAGGACGCGAAGCTCCAAACTGCCATCGTGCACGTCGCCGATGTATTGGTGAAGGGTCTGGCCTGCGGCAATCCCGGCGACAACCTGGTCCCGCCGCTGTCCCGGCAAGCCTGGGATCTGGTGGGCCTGGATGCGCAGAGCCTCGCCCACTGCCTTACCCAGGCGACGGAAGAGTTCCAGACCATCGACGACTACTTATGA
- a CDS encoding TIGR00266 family protein has protein sequence MKSEILYPGAFPMVRVYLNEGETVKAESGAMVAASPTIDIESKMEGGFLGALSRKMLSGEKFFFQTLRASRGAGEVLLAPTVPGEIVLLDLDGVNEYMVQKDGFLAGAEGVKIESKMQSLTRGLLGGEGFFILKIGGTGQLILNSFGAIHKIELKPNEEYIVDNSHLVAWTSTTTYNIEKASSGWIASLTSGEGLVCRFRGPGVVYIQSRNPGSFGNWIRQFIPVSE, from the coding sequence ATGAAGAGCGAGATTTTGTATCCCGGGGCCTTTCCGATGGTGCGTGTGTATCTGAACGAAGGCGAGACGGTGAAGGCCGAATCCGGCGCCATGGTAGCGGCCTCGCCGACGATCGATATCGAAAGCAAGATGGAAGGCGGTTTTCTGGGCGCGTTATCGCGGAAGATGCTGAGCGGCGAGAAATTTTTTTTCCAGACGCTGCGCGCCAGCCGCGGAGCGGGAGAAGTGCTCCTGGCCCCGACGGTGCCCGGCGAAATTGTATTGCTGGATCTCGATGGCGTGAATGAATACATGGTGCAGAAGGATGGGTTTCTGGCCGGCGCGGAAGGAGTGAAGATCGAAAGCAAGATGCAAAGTCTCACGCGCGGCTTGCTGGGCGGAGAAGGGTTTTTTATCCTGAAGATCGGCGGGACCGGTCAGCTGATCCTGAACAGCTTCGGGGCGATCCACAAAATTGAGCTGAAGCCGAACGAAGAGTACATCGTCGATAACAGCCATCTTGTCGCCTGGACTTCCACCACCACGTACAATATCGAAAAGGCTTCCTCCGGCTGGATTGCCAGCCTGACGTCGGGTGAAGGACTGGTGTGCCGGTTCCGTGGTCCCGGCGTGGTCTACATTCAAAGCCGCAATCCCGGAAGCTTCGGGAATTGGATCAGACAATTCATCCCCGTCTCTGAGTAG
- a CDS encoding M48 family metallopeptidase — protein sequence MNPTPNALCFGDGLPGAGAPCYGTVSADGLTIAPVGHSLLVEEAIAFTAMSVEAGGLDHDQLVVSWGVGASVRTLYLKDPALIIAFRRAAPSALMAHLERAAEQVRRARHSHRVLWGSAVGVVVGLGLMVWFGSDLIVEWAVARIPVQWEQKLGETVYQDFLSKETVLKEGPAVSAVQEMTQRMTAKIPNNPYTFQVSVVQSPMVNAFALPGGYVVVFTGLMKKAESGEEVAGVLSHELNHVLQRHGMERLVKMMGLAAVVSILVGDQQGLIGLARQLGLELATLKFGREQETEADVTGIRLLSDARIAPDGMIRFFERLSEKDKERVELFSSHPMSAARAGRLKAELAALPKQTPEPFTFEWKGVQDSLGASEPKK from the coding sequence ATGAACCCTACTCCCAACGCGCTTTGTTTCGGTGATGGCCTGCCGGGAGCGGGTGCGCCTTGCTATGGTACGGTGTCGGCGGATGGCCTGACCATTGCTCCGGTCGGGCACTCTTTGCTTGTCGAAGAGGCCATCGCGTTCACGGCCATGTCCGTTGAGGCCGGGGGCCTGGATCATGATCAGCTGGTGGTGTCGTGGGGAGTCGGCGCATCGGTCCGGACGCTGTATCTCAAGGATCCGGCATTGATCATCGCGTTTCGTCGTGCCGCTCCCTCTGCGTTGATGGCGCATCTTGAGCGGGCAGCCGAGCAGGTTCGTCGCGCGCGCCACAGCCATCGTGTCTTGTGGGGCAGCGCCGTGGGGGTGGTGGTCGGACTGGGGTTGATGGTGTGGTTCGGGTCGGATCTGATCGTCGAATGGGCGGTCGCCCGCATACCGGTTCAGTGGGAACAGAAGCTCGGCGAAACGGTTTACCAGGATTTCTTGTCCAAAGAAACGGTGCTCAAGGAAGGCCCGGCTGTCAGTGCGGTCCAGGAAATGACTCAGCGCATGACGGCCAAGATTCCCAACAACCCCTACACGTTCCAGGTGTCGGTGGTCCAGAGCCCGATGGTGAACGCGTTTGCGTTGCCGGGGGGGTATGTGGTGGTGTTCACCGGCTTGATGAAGAAGGCGGAGAGCGGCGAAGAAGTGGCCGGGGTATTGAGTCATGAGTTGAACCACGTGTTGCAGCGGCATGGGATGGAACGCCTCGTGAAGATGATGGGGTTAGCCGCGGTGGTGAGTATTCTCGTCGGAGATCAGCAAGGCCTGATCGGTCTGGCTAGGCAACTGGGCTTGGAGTTGGCCACGTTGAAGTTCGGCCGCGAGCAGGAGACGGAAGCGGATGTCACCGGCATTCGCCTCTTGTCTGATGCGCGAATCGCCCCGGACGGCATGATCCGGTTTTTTGAACGTCTCTCGGAAAAAGACAAAGAACGTGTGGAGCTCTTCTCCTCTCACCCCATGAGCGCGGCCCGTGCCGGGCGGTTGAAAGCGGAGCTGGCCGCATTGCCCAAGCAGACCCCCGAGCCGTTCACCTTCGAGTGGAAAGGCGTTCAGGATTCACTGGGCGCGTCCGAACCAAAAAAATAA
- a CDS encoding metallophosphoesterase family protein has translation MRIGVVSDTHGLFDRALLRHFSGVDHILHAGDIGKRGVIEQLTQIAPVTAVSGNVDGFEASGFPVEQVLDLAGYRVALYHRLYEGGRLTRDGTGFLTRTHPAICVYGHTHQPKVEWQEGVLLFNPGSAGPKRFHLPRAVGLLVLDSGTIDARHIVLADRAE, from the coding sequence ATGCGGATCGGAGTGGTTTCGGATACGCATGGACTGTTCGATCGGGCGTTACTCCGTCACTTTTCCGGGGTCGACCATATCCTCCATGCCGGGGATATCGGCAAGCGTGGTGTCATCGAGCAGCTGACACAGATTGCTCCGGTCACAGCCGTATCCGGCAACGTGGATGGGTTCGAGGCGAGCGGGTTTCCGGTGGAGCAGGTGCTCGATCTGGCGGGATATCGGGTTGCCCTCTATCACCGGCTGTATGAAGGGGGGCGACTCACCCGCGACGGGACTGGATTCTTGACGCGGACACATCCGGCGATTTGTGTCTACGGACATACCCACCAACCGAAGGTGGAATGGCAGGAGGGAGTATTGTTGTTCAATCCCGGGTCCGCCGGACCGAAACGGTTTCACTTGCCGCGTGCAGTGGGCCTGCTCGTGCTCGATTCCGGGACTATCGACGCGCGGCACATTGTGCTGGCCGATCGGGCGGAGTGA